A window of Malania oleifera isolate guangnan ecotype guangnan chromosome 5, ASM2987363v1, whole genome shotgun sequence contains these coding sequences:
- the LOC131155085 gene encoding peptidyl-prolyl cis-trans isomerase CYP40: protein MGRPRCYLDISIGGELEGRIVVELYNDVVPKTAENFRALCTGEKGIGPNTGVPLHYKGSRFHRVIKGFMAQGGDISAGDGTGGESIYGLKFEDENFELKHERKGMLSMANAGPNTNGSQFFITTTRTTHLNGKHVVFGKVVKGMGVVRSMEHVAIGDNDCPTHDVIIADCGEIPEGADDGTINFFKDGDTYPDWPTELEKNPEELSWWMSAVDSIKSFGNEYFKKQDYKMALRKYKKALSYLDVCWEKEGIDEEKSTFLRKTKSQIFSNSSACKLKLGDSKGALLDTEFSVRECENNAKALFRQGQAHMALNDIDSAVDSFKKALDLEPNDGGIRRELSAASKKIADRHEREKKSYSRMFQ from the exons atggggAGACCGAGGTGCTATCTGGATATAAGCATAGGAGGAGAGCTTGAAGGGAGGATAGTGGTGGAGCTTTACAACGATGTGGTGCCAAAAACAGCTGAGAATTTCAGAGCTCTCTGTACGGGCGAAAAGGGCATTGGCCCCAACACTGGCGTACCCCTCCATTACAAg GGTAGCCGTTTTCATCGTGTTATTAAAGGCTTTATGGCACAAGGAGGAGACATATCAGCTGGAGATGGTACAGGGGGAGAATCCATTTATGGATTGAAATTTGAAGatgagaattttgaattaaaacatGAAAGGAAAGGAATGTTGTCGATGGCCAATGCTGGCCCTAACACAAATGGGTCTCAGTTCTTTATCACAACTACTCGCACTACTCATCTAAATGGAAAGCATGTTGTCTTTGGGAAAGTAGTTAAGGGCATGGGAGTAGTTCGCTCAATGGAGCATGTGGCTATTGGTGATAATGATTGTCCGACCCATGATGTTATAATTGCAGACTGTGGAGAAATTCCTGAGGGAGCTGATGATGGGACAATTAACTTTTTCAAGGATGGTGATACCTATCCTGATTGGCCAACTGAGCTTGAAAAGAATCCAGAGGAGCTTTCTTGGTGGATGAGTGCTGTAGATTCTATTAAGTCTTTTGGCAACGAATATTTCAAG AAGCAGGACTACAAGATGGCTCTTAGAAAGTATAAGAAGGCTTTAAGCTATTTAGATGTCTGCTGggagaaagaagggattgatgaaG AGAAGAGTACATTTTTGCGAAAGACCAAGTCACAGATTTTCAGTAACAGTTCT GCTTGTAAATTGAAATTAGGAGATTCAAAGGGCGCATTGTTGGACACAGAATTTTCTGTACGCGAGTGTGAGAACAATGCCAAAGCTTTGTTCCGCCAAGGTCAG GCACACATGGCACTTAACGACATTGATTCTGCTGTTGACAGTTTCAAAAAAGCTTTGGACTTGGAGCCAAATGATG GTGGAATAAGAAGGGAGCTTTCTGCCGCTTCGAAGAAG ATTGCTGATAGACACGAGAGGGAGAAGAAGAGTTATTCCAGGATGTTCCAGTAG
- the LOC131155853 gene encoding large ribosomal subunit protein eL39-like — MPSHKTFRIKKKLAKKMRQNWPIPHWIHMRTNNTIRYNAKRKQWRCTKLGDP, encoded by the exons ATGCCATCACACAAGACCTTTAGGATCAAGAAGAAGCTGGCCAAGAAGATGAGGCAGAACTGGCCTATTCCTCACTGGATCCATATGAGGACTAACAACACCATCAGGTACAATGCGAAACGCAAGCAATGGCGGTGTACGAAGCTAG gtgACCCATGA